The sequence TCAGACAGCTTTCGAGAACCAGTAAAATGATCTTTAAAATAGATGAGATAATTGAATACATCTCAAACATAATGACCCTTGAAAAGGGTGACATAATTGCAACAGGGACTCCAGAAGGTGTTGGACCTTTACGGCATGGTGATGTAGTAGAAGCATGGATAGAAGGGATTGGGGTTTTAAAAGAAGATGTGTTGGCAGAGCGATCGATTCTCTGCTAACCTCTTCATTTAACTACATACAAATGCACCATTAACCCTCCATGTCCAACTAACCGATGGTGGAGTATTTTGAATCCATTTTCCTCGAAAGCCTTCTCTATAGCTCTTTTTTCAGTGGTTAAAAAGACGCCTCTTTTTTCTAAAACCTTTGAAAGCTCGTTAAAAAACTTCATATAGAGCTCAGGAATCAGGCTTTTTCTCCCAATCTTCAAACCGTAGGGCAAATTGCTTAACACAAAATCTACACTTTCAACATACTTGGAAAGTTTTGTGGCATCACCATGGATAAACTCTATTTTATTTGAAACCCCAGCAGCTAAGGTATTCATCTTAGCCCCCTTCAAATGCTTTTCATATTTCTCGAGTCCAATTATCTTCCCGTTATATCCTCTTAATGCCAGTTCTATCAAGATGGTACCACTTCCACACATTGGGTCTAGAACGCTCCCTCCATCCAGTTCTGCTAGTTCTATCATTGCATTTGCTATTGATGCTTTCAAGTGGGCTGGGTGGTCATAAACGCGCCAAGGTCGTTTATGGAGAGAGGAATCTCCCGTGGTGTCAATACCCAAGAAAAAGACATCATCAATCAATTCTGCCCTAAAAATCACGCATGGGTGATCCAGATTTACCTTTGGTGTGCCAAAATTTGAGAGCTTATCATATATTGCGCTTCCTGTGGTTTTTGCGATATCAACACTTGTAAATTCATGTTCTCCTTTTCTGAAACTCCTAACGGCGAAGCTTTCACTTATCTTTACGTACTTCTCGATAGGGGAGTTAAACACGAAATTATAAATCTCATTGAGGGCTTTCTCTTTTTCTAAGCTAGGGATCTTTGTGGATGAGATATGGAGAATGACTCTGTGCAAGAGTCGGGAGTTTTCATTCAAAAAAGCGGC comes from Thermococcus sp. EP1 and encodes:
- the trm14 gene encoding tRNA (guanine(6)-N2)-methyltransferase, producing the protein MKLLLTTSQGIEDLAKKEVEDLIKRADLKGKVEEKPLGVEGRIWAEIEESYYFNKKGKKREFEIAAFLNENSRLLHRVILHISSTKIPSLEKEKALNEIYNFVFNSPIEKYVKISESFAVRSFRKGEHEFTSVDIAKTTGSAIYDKLSNFGTPKVNLDHPCVIFRAELIDDVFFLGIDTTGDSSLHKRPWRVYDHPAHLKASIANAMIELAELDGGSVLDPMCGSGTILIELALRGYNGKIIGLEKYEKHLKGAKMNTLAAGVSNKIEFIHGDATKLSKYVESVDFVLSNLPYGLKIGRKSLIPELYMKFFNELSKVLEKRGVFLTTEKRAIEKAFEENGFKILHHRLVGHGGLMVHLYVVK